One window from the genome of Salvia miltiorrhiza cultivar Shanhuang (shh) chromosome 7, IMPLAD_Smil_shh, whole genome shotgun sequence encodes:
- the LOC130994185 gene encoding uncharacterized protein LOC130994185, whose amino-acid sequence MKFSIDGGGIGEVWGDQATSKQCHVQTLTQQNDSVGDDPNTRKQKRKQEKIPGEPNDQRREKMGIVTASNPERREIMELRDGVDKQPLVSTSDACLLIELFPDREGYTTRIGARMAPILQREVTACLRRNADVFAFNTSDLKGINRELAEHRLNVDPMVKPVRQKTRHFGAEKDAAIREQVQALLEAGHIVEIQYPEWISNAVMVEKKAKVWRMCVDYRDLNAACPKDCYPLPRIDQLVDATSGCELLSMMDAYQGYHQVKMHPDDVTKTAFAVCTGVFGWESMPFGLKNAGATYQRMMDKIFRTQLRRNISVYVDDMLVCSIKASSHVADLEETFSVVRKNKLMLNPAKCTFGVQSGKFLGYRVTPEGIEVNNDKVKAILNMTSPRNVKEIQTLNGRITALSRFISRSAERSLPFFKVLRKGSRFEWSGECQKAFEDLKAYLTKLPVLTKPSPGEPLYLYISVGVESLSSVLVREEDRQQKPIYFVSKVIQGADLRYTEVEKTAYTIMITARKLRPYFLSYKVIVRTIIPFRQILGRPDLAGKMVKWAIELGEYEVEFEPRTAIRAQALADFIQEATRWPMRGPWVAQVDGSVTKEGCGVGIYITSPEGEIYQFAIKFEDKLSNNEAEYEAVLRTAHILRELRADNVVIKTDSQLVAQQLNGGYEIKEERMKQYFNKVQEIGMKFEKLEIQQVPREENQRADLLARMASAVEQTWREDITLVFKPKREMAAQVCNIETKDDWRTPIIYYLKNGKRMKEDTSRYAKYENYCIIGDQLYKRSFTHPFLKCLAPEEAQFALKEIHQGCCGNHGGHRDLTRKIIRAGFYWPGISKESKAFVQKCEACQKHAPKINIPGEEMGIMHAAHPFDKWGIDIVGKLPTAPGGKCFLIVAVDYFSKWIEAEAVTKIDDNTVEKFIWKNICCRYGVPKILVSDNGTQFTSKKIKDFCSQMDITQKFVSVAHPQANGQVELANRTICEGIKKRLERSRGRWVEELDTVLWALRTSPKTATGEAPFTLVYGSNAVVPAEVRLESHRITTYDTAQNEEMRRLDLDLIELQREEAQVRAAKYKSIIKAGYDKKVKPRRLGKGDLVLKRADALKPVGKFESNWEGPFVITEVLGGGAYHLADQGGRPLTRPWNISNLKKFYV is encoded by the coding sequence ATGAAGTTTTCGATAGACGGTGGAGGAATTGGGGAGGTGTGGGGGGATCAAGCTACATCGAAGCAATGTCATGTGCAAACACTAACTCAACAGAATGATAGTGTTGGAGACGACCCCAACACCCGAAAGCAGAAACGAAAGCAAGAAAAAATCCCAGGGGAACCTAATGATCAGAGAAGGGAGAAGATGGGGATAGTTACCGCGTCAAACCCCGAACGCAGAGAAATCATGGAACTCAGAGATGGAGTTGATAAACAGCCACTCGTTTCCACGAGTGATGCATGCTTGCTCATTGAACTTTTCCCTGATAGGGAAGGATACACTACCAGAATTGGAGCAAGAATGGCACCAATCCTTCAAAGGGAAGTTACCGCATGCCTGCGCAGGAACGCGGATGTATTCGCATTCAACACTTCTGATCTTAAAGGGATAAACAGAGAGCTAGCCGAACATCGTCTTAATGTGGACCCGATGGTTAAACCAGTCAGACAGAAAACAAGACACTTTGGCGCGGAGAAGGATGCAGCTATTCGGGAACAGGTCCAAGCCCTCCTAGAAGCAGGACATATCGTGGAAATCCAATATCCCGAATGGATATCTAATGCAGTCATGGTAGAAAAGAAAGCCAAGGTGTGGAGAATGTGTGTGGACTACAGAGACCTCAACGCAGCTTGCCCTAAGGACTGTTACCCGCTCCCTCGAATAGATCAACTGGTGGATGCTACTTCAGGGTGTGAACTCTTGTCCATGATGGACGCATACCAAGgatatcatcaggtaaagatgcATCCGGATGATGTAACCAAAACCGCCTTCGCAGTGTGCACAGGAGTCTTCGGGTGGGAAAGCATGCCCTTCGGCCTTAAGAATGCAGGGGCCACATACCAGCGTATGATGGACAAAATTTTTAGAACACAGCTGAGGAGAAATATCTCGGTATATGTCGATGACATGTTGGTGTGCAGCATTAAGGCCAGCTCCCACGTGGCCGATCTGGAGGAAACCTTCTCAGTAGTCCGCAAGAACAAACTCATGCTCAATCCTGCTAAGTGCACCTTCGGGGTGCAGTCAGGAAAGTTCTTGGGTTACAGGGTAACACCGGAAGGGATCGAAGTCAATAATGACAAGGTTAAAGCTATTCTGAACATGACCTCACCCAGGAATGTCAAAGAAATCCAAACACTCAATGGGCGAATTACCGCGTTGAGCCGGTTCATTTCACGCTCAGCTGAGCGAAGTCTCCCGTTCTTCAAGGTTCTACGGAAAGGAAGTCGGTTTGAATGGAGTGGTGAGTGCCAAAAAGCCTTCGAAGACCTAAAAGCTTACCTGACCAAACTACCAGTATTGACAAAACCCTCTCCAGGGGAACCGTTATACTTATACATCTCCGTGGGAGTTGAATCTCTGAGCTCAGTGCTGGTCCGGGAGGAGGATCGGCAACAAAAACCCATATACTTTGTAAGCAAGGTCATCCAGGGTGCGGATTTGCGCTACACCGAAGTCGAGAAGACCGCATACACGATCATGATCACGGCCAGAAAGTTAAGGCCATATTTCTTATCATACAAGGTCATTGTGAGGACAATAATACCATTCAGACAAATCCTGGGACGACCCGATCTGGCGGGAAAGATGGTGAAATGGGCTATAGAACTGGGGGAGTATGAGGTCGAGTTCGAGCCGCGCACTGCCATCAGAGCACAGGCACTAGCGGACTTTATTCAAGAGGCAACACGGTGGCCTATGAGGGGACCATGGGTAGCGCAGGTCGATGGATCGGTCACCAAAGAAGGGTGTGGGGTGGGAATCTACATCACCTCGCCTGAAGGGGAAATCTATCAATTTGCTATCAAGTTCGAGGATAAGCTATCTAATAACGAAGCTGAATATGAGGCAGTGTTGAGAACAGCCCACATACTCCGGGAGCTCAGAGCCGACAATGTGGTGATCAAAACCGACTCACAATTGGTGGCACAACAGTTGAATGGAGGCTACGagataaaagaagaaagaatgaAGCAGTACTTCAACAAGGTCCAAGAGATAGGGATGAAGTTTGAGAAACTCGAAATACAGCAAGTGCCGAGAGAGGAAAATCAGCGAGCGGACCTCCTGGCTAGAATGGCCAGCGCAGTCGAACAAACCTGGAGGGAGGACATTACCTTGGTATTCAAACCTAAGAGAGAAATGGCTGCGCAAGTGTGCAACATCGAAACTAAGGATGACTGGAGAACGCCCATCATATACTATCTGAAAAATGGTAAACGGATGAAAGAGGATACTTCGAGATATGCCAAATACGAGAATTACTGCATCATTGGCGATCAGCTCTATAAGAGGTCCTTCACACACCCGTTTTTGAAATGCCTGGCCCCCGAAGAAGCACAATTTGCCTTAAAGGAGATCCATCAAGGGTGCTGCGGTAACCATGGTGGACATAGGGATTTGACAAGAAAGATAATCAGAGCAGGATTCTACTGGCCCGGAATTAGCAAAGAATCGAAGGCCTTCGTGCAAAAATGCGAGGCTTGTCAAAAACACGCCCCCAAAATCAATATACCAGGGGAAGAAATGGGGATCATGCATGCTGCGCATCCTTTCGACAAATGGGGAATCGACATTGTGGGTAAATTACCAACTGCTCCGGGAGGCAAGTGCTTCCTCATAGTTGCCGTAGACTACTTCTCTAAGTGGATCGAGGCGGAAGCTGTCACCAAAATCGATGATAACACAGTGGAAAAATTCATATGGAAGAACATCTGTTGTCGATATGGGGTGCCAAAGATTTTGGTTTCGGACAACGGAACCCAGTTCACGAGCAAGAAGATCAAAGATTTTTGTTCTCAGATGGACATCACACAGAAATTTGTGTCAGTAGCCCACCCTCAAGCCAACGGACAGGTAGAATTGGCAAATCGCACCATAtgtgaagggatcaagaagagaCTCGAACGAAGCAGGGGACGATGGGTTGAGGAGCTAGATACAGTGTTATGGGCACTTAGAACCAGCCCGAAAACCGCAACCGGAGAGGCTCCTTTCACTTTGGTATACGGGTCGAACGCTGTGGTGCCTGCTGAGGTAAGGCTAGAATCTCATCGGATTACTACCTATGACACTGCACAGAATGAGGAAATGCGCCGACTCGACTTGGATTTGATTGAGTTACAGAGAGAGGAAGCACAAGTGAGGGCGGCAAAATACAAAAGTATCATCAAAGCTGGTTACGACAAGAAGGTGAAGCCGCGCAGACTTGGGAAAGGAGACTTAGTACTCAAACGGGCAGACGCATTGAAGCCCGTAGGGAAATTTGAATCCAACTGGGAAGGTCCTTTTGTTATCACGGAGGTCCTAGGGGGAGGAGCTTATCATCTAGCAGATCAAGGAGGGCGACCCCTGACCAGGCCATGGAACATAAGTAACCTTAAGAAATTCTACGTGTGA